Proteins encoded within one genomic window of Sphingomonas cannabina:
- a CDS encoding FKBP-type peptidyl-prolyl cis-trans isomerase encodes MSTVTAVPIPPTKRRVIVYLVLGILLAVAAAAALAWQMPTDPALAFLGKNARQPGVVTTASGLQYKVLEKGQDGPSPTDTDVALVNYEGKLVDGTTFDKSQQPTPMPVAGVVPGFSEALKLMHKGAKYRFWIKPSLGYGAKGAGPIPPNSMLVFDVELLDFLPEAVIRQMQMQQQMQNGGEPNVPGGPNGVLGAQPGR; translated from the coding sequence ATGTCGACGGTCACCGCCGTTCCGATTCCGCCCACCAAGCGGCGGGTGATCGTTTACCTCGTCCTCGGTATCCTGCTCGCGGTGGCCGCGGCGGCGGCGCTGGCATGGCAGATGCCGACCGATCCGGCGCTGGCCTTCCTCGGCAAGAACGCGCGGCAACCCGGTGTGGTCACCACGGCCTCCGGCCTTCAGTATAAGGTGCTGGAGAAGGGCCAGGATGGCCCGTCCCCGACCGATACCGACGTCGCGCTCGTCAATTACGAGGGCAAGCTCGTCGACGGCACCACCTTCGATAAGTCACAGCAGCCGACGCCGATGCCGGTCGCCGGCGTCGTGCCGGGCTTCTCCGAAGCGTTGAAACTCATGCACAAGGGCGCGAAGTACCGCTTCTGGATCAAGCCGAGCCTCGGCTACGGCGCGAAGGGTGCCGGGCCGATCCCGCCCAATTCGATGCTGGTGTTCGACGTCGAGCTGCTCGATTTCCTGCCCGAGGCGGTGATCCGCCAGATGCAGATGCAGCAGCAGATGCAGAATGGTGGGGAACCGAATGTTCCCGGCGGACCGAACGGTGTTCTGGGAGCGCAGCCTGGTCGTTGA
- the rpsU gene encoding 30S ribosomal protein S21, with translation MQIIVRDNNVDQALRALKKKLQREGVYREMKLRRHYEKPSEKRARERAAAVRRARKLERKRMERDGVK, from the coding sequence ATGCAGATCATCGTTCGCGACAACAATGTCGACCAGGCGCTGCGCGCGCTCAAGAAGAAGCTGCAGCGTGAGGGCGTCTATCGCGAGATGAAGCTGCGCCGTCACTATGAGAAGCCGAGCGAGAAGCGCGCCCGCGAGCGTGCCGCCGCGGTCCGCCGCGCGCGCAAGCTCGAGCGCAAGCGCATGGAGCGTGACGGCGTCAAGTAA
- a CDS encoding nucleotidyltransferase family protein produces MTPLNASAEFRFVCACCRAPADPGRESAITNASRAVTDWSRVVAIARRHRVIGLTADGVRRCGGAPDEIAGELKELARSMAANGLRQIAETIRLDQALRAAGARPLFLKGMPLGALAYGNPLLKHSIDIDVVVEPDALPAAAAALDDAGYIRNTPAPDLPPAALAAWFRHAKEASWRHPVHGTCIELHGRILHNPLLVPALTARSPRQTVALQSGAEVETLAVPELYAHLVAHGAMHGWTRLKWLADLAGMVRSASVSVAELHAMADAMGAGRCSAQALLLGEALLGLELPDALANRLRADRAIRRLVRIALGCMTGRNETEESRNPTGIPLAVTASQFLLRPSWRYKWAQLRAQSANPTDRARLADRPWLAALAPAIGGVRWTVRNLGLLPRAVPLAQSARER; encoded by the coding sequence ATGACGCCTCTGAATGCAAGCGCGGAGTTCCGGTTCGTCTGTGCCTGTTGCCGGGCGCCGGCCGATCCCGGGCGCGAGTCGGCCATTACGAACGCAAGCCGGGCCGTCACCGACTGGAGCCGCGTCGTGGCGATCGCCCGACGCCATCGGGTGATCGGGTTGACGGCCGACGGCGTCCGCCGCTGCGGCGGCGCGCCAGACGAGATCGCCGGCGAGCTGAAGGAGCTCGCCCGGAGCATGGCGGCGAACGGGCTTCGCCAAATCGCCGAGACGATCCGTCTCGATCAGGCGCTGAGGGCGGCAGGCGCGCGGCCGCTGTTCCTGAAGGGCATGCCGCTCGGCGCGCTCGCCTATGGCAATCCGCTGCTGAAGCATTCGATCGACATCGACGTGGTCGTGGAGCCGGACGCGCTCCCGGCGGCGGCGGCGGCGCTCGACGATGCCGGCTATATACGGAACACGCCCGCGCCCGATCTGCCGCCCGCCGCCCTCGCCGCCTGGTTCCGTCATGCCAAGGAAGCGAGTTGGCGCCATCCTGTTCATGGCACCTGCATCGAGCTTCACGGCCGAATCCTTCACAATCCCTTGCTCGTGCCTGCCCTCACGGCGCGCAGTCCGCGGCAGACGGTGGCGCTGCAGTCAGGCGCCGAGGTCGAGACCCTGGCCGTGCCTGAGCTTTACGCACATCTCGTCGCGCATGGAGCGATGCATGGCTGGACCCGTCTCAAATGGCTGGCCGATCTGGCAGGGATGGTCCGCAGCGCCTCCGTTTCGGTCGCGGAGCTTCATGCCATGGCCGATGCTATGGGGGCCGGACGCTGCTCCGCACAGGCACTGTTGCTCGGCGAAGCGTTATTGGGATTGGAATTGCCGGACGCGTTGGCGAACCGACTGCGCGCCGATCGCGCGATCCGGCGCCTCGTCCGCATAGCCCTCGGCTGCATGACCGGCCGGAACGAGACCGAGGAAAGCAGGAACCCGACCGGAATTCCGCTGGCCGTTACCGCCTCGCAATTCCTTCTCCGCCCGAGCTGGCGCTACAAATGGGCGCAATTGCGGGCCCAATCCGCCAATCCGACCGACCGCGCACGCCTGGCGGACCGGCCGTGGCTGGCCGCGCTGGCGCCGGCGATCGGCGGGGTTCGCTGGACAGTGCGCAATCTGGGGCTGCTTCCCCGCGCCGTTCCGCTGGCGCAATCGGCGCGCGAACGATAA
- a CDS encoding NAD-dependent epimerase/dehydratase family protein, producing the protein MSPSPILVTGAAGFIGHAVAHRLLDRGETVVGVDNFNDYYDPALKKARAATLAGRDGFRMERLDIADAEAVATLVRESGMTRIVHLAAQAGVRYSLDNPFAYQRSNLAGHLAILEAARHAPGFEHLVYASSSSVYGDRPLDGSGFRESDPVNAPVSLYAATKRACELMSASYAHLYGIPQTGLRFFTVYGPWGRPDMAYFSFTRRILAGEPIEVYGEGRMARDFTYIDDIVDGIVGALDRPPEGKAPRILNIGDSKPVGLMEMIGTLESALGRQAEKIMRPMQPGDVTATYADISALNALTGYRPKVMLAEGIGRFVEWYRGYHQSRATNSR; encoded by the coding sequence ATGAGCCCCTCTCCCATCCTCGTCACCGGCGCGGCCGGCTTCATCGGCCATGCCGTCGCGCATCGACTGCTCGACCGCGGCGAAACGGTGGTCGGGGTCGACAATTTCAACGACTATTACGATCCGGCCCTCAAGAAGGCACGGGCGGCGACGCTCGCGGGACGTGACGGCTTCCGCATGGAAAGGCTCGATATCGCCGATGCCGAGGCGGTCGCGACGCTGGTGAGGGAGAGCGGGATGACGCGGATCGTCCATCTCGCCGCCCAGGCGGGGGTCCGCTACAGCCTCGACAATCCGTTCGCCTATCAGCGCTCCAACCTGGCCGGACATCTCGCGATCCTCGAAGCCGCGCGGCATGCGCCGGGCTTCGAGCATCTCGTCTATGCCTCGTCGAGCTCGGTCTATGGCGACCGGCCGCTCGACGGCTCGGGCTTTCGCGAGAGCGACCCGGTCAACGCCCCAGTCTCGCTATACGCCGCCACCAAGCGCGCCTGCGAGCTGATGAGCGCGAGCTATGCCCATCTCTATGGCATCCCGCAGACGGGTCTCAGGTTCTTCACCGTCTACGGTCCGTGGGGACGGCCGGACATGGCCTATTTCAGCTTCACCCGCCGCATCCTCGCCGGCGAGCCCATCGAAGTGTACGGCGAAGGCAGGATGGCGCGCGACTTCACCTATATCGACGACATCGTCGACGGGATCGTCGGCGCGCTCGACCGCCCCCCCGAGGGCAAGGCGCCGCGCATCCTCAACATCGGCGACAGCAAGCCCGTCGGGCTGATGGAGATGATCGGGACGCTGGAGAGCGCGCTCGGACGGCAGGCGGAGAAGATCATGCGGCCGATGCAGCCGGGCGATGTCACCGCGACCTATGCCGATATCTCCGCGCTCAACGCGCTGACCGGATATCGGCCGAAGGTGATGCTCGCCGAGGGAATCGGGAGGTTCGTCGAATGGTATCGGGGGTATCATCAATCCCGGGCGACGAACTCGCGATAA
- a CDS encoding cytidine deaminase family protein, whose translation MSLENTAEDFNPRILIAAAKAVAHELICSEDCSAASVGAALMTSSNTIHTGVCIDTACSLGFCAEHAAIADMLKHRKTHILAIVAVNSDGDVMPPCGRCRELMRQVDPRNWHSRIIVSDDAVATLEELMPYSGPSAAGENQ comes from the coding sequence ATGAGCCTCGAGAACACCGCGGAAGACTTCAACCCGAGGATATTGATTGCAGCAGCAAAAGCCGTTGCCCACGAGCTGATTTGTTCCGAAGACTGTTCGGCGGCTAGCGTCGGGGCCGCATTGATGACCTCGTCGAATACGATTCACACCGGGGTCTGCATCGACACTGCTTGCAGTCTCGGTTTTTGCGCAGAACACGCGGCTATCGCCGACATGCTCAAGCACCGCAAAACACATATCCTCGCCATTGTCGCCGTGAATAGCGATGGCGATGTGATGCCGCCGTGCGGGCGTTGCCGTGAATTGATGCGACAGGTGGATCCCAGGAATTGGCATTCGCGCATCATCGTCTCGGACGATGCGGTCGCGACGTTAGAGGAACTCATGCCTTACAGCGGCCCAAGCGCCGCAGGGGAGAACCAATGA
- a CDS encoding MFS transporter, translating to MEEAIATTRPKPHRLRSIIGGSAGNLVEWYDWYAYSAFTLYFAPHFFPEGDRTAQLLSSAAVFAVGFLVRPLGGWWMGVYSDRYGRKAGLALSVTLMCLGSLLIAVTPGYETIGVAAPALLVLARLMQGISVGGEYGAGATYLSEMAGRRHRGFFASFQYVTLISGQLVALCVLLVLQAVMSEAALDAWGWRIPFAIGAGLAVIVFYIRRRLSETESFENARAEGAPRSSFGRLLTEHPREFAIVLALTAGGTLAFYAYSIYLQKFLVNTSGFSRETASWISAGSLFLFMLAQPLGGALSDRIGRKPLMVSFGVLGVLLTYPIFTTLEGTRDATTAFLLALAALLITTGYSSISGVVKAELFPAHIRTLGVALPYAISNALFGGTAEYVALWFKQEGLERGFYWYVTALIGVSLATYLTMRDTRNASLIRED from the coding sequence CTGGAGGAAGCTATCGCCACGACGCGTCCGAAACCGCATCGCCTGCGTTCGATCATCGGCGGATCGGCGGGCAACCTGGTCGAATGGTACGACTGGTACGCCTATTCGGCCTTCACCCTTTATTTCGCGCCCCATTTCTTCCCCGAAGGCGACCGCACCGCGCAGCTGCTCAGCTCCGCCGCGGTGTTCGCGGTCGGCTTCCTGGTGCGGCCGCTCGGCGGGTGGTGGATGGGGGTCTATTCGGACCGCTACGGGCGCAAGGCGGGCCTCGCGCTGTCGGTGACGCTGATGTGCCTCGGCTCGTTGTTGATCGCGGTGACGCCGGGATATGAGACGATCGGAGTCGCCGCCCCTGCGCTGCTGGTGCTCGCGCGGCTGATGCAGGGGATCTCGGTCGGCGGCGAATATGGCGCGGGGGCGACTTATCTGTCCGAGATGGCGGGGCGGCGCCACCGCGGCTTCTTCGCGAGCTTCCAGTACGTCACATTGATCTCCGGCCAGCTCGTGGCGCTGTGCGTGCTGCTGGTGCTGCAGGCGGTGATGAGCGAGGCGGCGCTCGATGCCTGGGGCTGGCGCATCCCCTTCGCGATCGGGGCGGGGCTGGCGGTGATCGTCTTCTACATCCGCCGGCGCCTGTCGGAGACCGAGAGCTTCGAGAACGCACGCGCCGAGGGGGCACCGCGCTCCTCGTTCGGACGGCTGCTGACCGAGCATCCGCGCGAGTTCGCGATCGTGCTGGCGCTCACCGCCGGGGGCACGCTCGCCTTCTATGCCTATTCGATCTACCTGCAGAAGTTCCTGGTCAACACGAGCGGCTTCAGCCGCGAGACCGCGTCGTGGATCAGCGCGGGGTCGCTGTTCCTGTTCATGCTGGCCCAGCCGCTCGGCGGCGCGCTCAGCGACCGGATCGGGCGCAAGCCGCTGATGGTGAGCTTCGGCGTGCTCGGCGTGCTGCTGACCTATCCGATCTTCACGACGCTGGAGGGCACGCGCGATGCGACGACGGCGTTCCTGCTGGCGCTGGCGGCACTGCTGATCACCACGGGCTATTCGTCCATCTCGGGCGTGGTGAAGGCCGAGCTGTTCCCGGCGCATATCCGGACGTTGGGCGTGGCGCTGCCCTATGCGATCTCCAACGCGCTGTTCGGCGGCACCGCGGAATATGTCGCGCTGTGGTTCAAGCAGGAGGGGCTCGAGCGCGGCTTCTACTGGTACGTCACGGCGCTGATCGGGGTGTCGCTGGCGACCTACCTCACCATGCGCGACACGCGGAATGCGAGCCTGATCCGGGAGGATTGA
- a CDS encoding UDP-glucose dehydrogenase family protein, translating into MRIAMIGTGYVGLVSGACFSDFGHEVVCVDKDERKIAALHANVMPIYEPGLAELVAANVRAGRLSFTTDLAEGVKDADAVFIAVGTPSRRGDGHADLSYVFAAAREIAENLTKPAVIVTKSTVPVGTGDEVERIIAEVAPDSGAKVVSNPEFLREGAAISDFKRPDRVIVGTDDEDARQVMREVYRPLSLNQSAPVLFVGRRTAELTKYAANAFLAVKITFINEIADLCEQVGGDVQEVARGIGLDNRIGRKFLNAGPGYGGSCFPKDTLALLKTADDNDTPLRIVEATVQANDSRKRAMGRKVIKAMGGEVRGKTVAVLGLTFKPNTDDMRDAPSLAVIQTLQDAGATVRAYDPEGVEQARPLLNDVAFADSAYAAIDGADALVIVTEWDEFRALDLGRIARTLKTPLLVDLRNIYPPAEAARAGLTLVGVGRD; encoded by the coding sequence TTGCGGATTGCGATGATCGGGACCGGCTATGTCGGGCTCGTTTCCGGTGCCTGTTTCTCCGACTTCGGGCATGAAGTGGTCTGCGTCGACAAGGACGAGCGCAAGATCGCGGCGCTGCACGCCAACGTCATGCCGATCTACGAGCCGGGGCTGGCCGAGCTGGTCGCGGCCAATGTCCGCGCCGGGCGCCTCTCCTTCACCACCGATCTTGCCGAAGGGGTCAAGGATGCCGACGCGGTGTTCATCGCGGTCGGCACACCGTCGCGGCGTGGGGACGGCCATGCCGATCTCTCCTACGTCTTCGCCGCGGCGCGGGAGATTGCCGAGAACCTCACCAAGCCCGCGGTGATCGTCACCAAGTCGACCGTGCCGGTCGGCACCGGCGACGAGGTCGAGCGCATCATCGCCGAGGTCGCGCCGGACAGCGGCGCCAAGGTGGTCTCCAACCCCGAGTTCCTGCGCGAGGGCGCGGCGATCAGCGACTTCAAGCGGCCCGACCGCGTGATCGTCGGCACCGACGACGAGGACGCTCGGCAGGTGATGCGCGAGGTCTACCGGCCGCTGTCGCTCAACCAGTCGGCGCCGGTGCTGTTCGTCGGACGCCGCACCGCCGAGCTCACCAAATATGCCGCCAACGCCTTCCTGGCGGTCAAGATCACCTTCATCAACGAGATCGCGGACCTGTGCGAGCAGGTCGGCGGCGACGTGCAGGAGGTGGCGCGCGGCATCGGGCTCGACAACCGCATCGGCCGCAAGTTCCTGAATGCGGGGCCGGGCTATGGCGGCTCGTGCTTCCCGAAGGACACGCTGGCGCTGCTCAAGACCGCCGACGACAACGACACGCCGCTGCGTATCGTCGAGGCGACGGTGCAGGCCAACGACAGCCGCAAGCGCGCGATGGGCCGCAAGGTGATCAAGGCGATGGGCGGCGAGGTGCGGGGCAAGACCGTCGCGGTGCTCGGCCTCACCTTCAAGCCCAACACCGACGACATGCGCGATGCGCCGAGCCTTGCCGTGATCCAGACGCTGCAGGACGCGGGCGCGACGGTGCGCGCTTATGATCCCGAGGGCGTGGAGCAAGCGCGGCCGCTGCTGAACGACGTCGCGTTCGCCGACAGCGCCTATGCCGCGATCGACGGCGCCGACGCGCTGGTGATCGTGACCGAATGGGACGAGTTCCGCGCGCTCGACCTCGGCCGCATCGCGCGGACGCTCAAGACGCCGCTGCTGGTGGACCTGCGTAACATCTACCCGCCCGCCGAGGCGGCGCGCGCCGGGCTGACGCTGGTCGGCGTGGGGCGGGACTAG
- a CDS encoding alkylphosphonate utilization protein, translated as MSDTDEYVYDEASGEWVPAAEAAARAAAADSVEVRDSVGNLLADGDSVITIKDLKVKGAGQTLRKGTVIKSIRLTGDPQEIDCRYEGIKGLVLRAEFVRKH; from the coding sequence ATGAGCGACACGGACGAATATGTGTACGACGAGGCTTCGGGCGAATGGGTGCCCGCGGCCGAAGCCGCGGCGCGCGCCGCTGCGGCCGACAGCGTCGAGGTCCGCGATTCGGTCGGCAATCTCCTCGCCGACGGCGACAGCGTGATCACCATCAAGGATCTCAAAGTGAAGGGCGCCGGCCAGACGCTGCGCAAGGGCACCGTCATCAAGTCGATCCGCCTGACCGGCGATCCGCAGGAGATCGATTGCCGCTACGAAGGCATCAAGGGCCTGGTCCTGCGCGCGGAGTTCGTGCGCAAGCATTGA
- a CDS encoding cysteine synthase A, with the protein MAITPDTLALIGNTPLVRLKGPSDLTGCDIYGKCEFANPGASVKDRAALFIVEDAEEKGQIRPGGTIVEGTAGNTGIGLALVGNAKGYKTIIVMPETQSREKMDTLRALGAQLVLVPAAPYSNPGHFVHTSRRIAEETPNAIWANQFDNIANRRAHIVGTAEELWEQMEGRIDGFTCAAGTGGTIAGVGLGLKAKDADVTIALSDPHGAALYSYYACGELQSEGSSVAEGIGQGRITANLEGAPIDTQFRIGDEEGLEWVRRLLAEEGLCLGLSSGINVAGAIRLARELGPGKRIATILCDTGFRYLSTLYNREWLQSKGLSVPEWLEAR; encoded by the coding sequence ATGGCCATCACACCCGACACGCTTGCGCTCATCGGCAACACGCCGCTCGTCCGGCTGAAAGGGCCGAGCGACCTCACCGGCTGCGACATCTACGGCAAATGCGAGTTCGCCAACCCCGGCGCCTCGGTGAAGGATCGCGCCGCGCTGTTCATCGTCGAGGATGCCGAGGAGAAGGGCCAGATCCGCCCCGGCGGCACCATTGTCGAGGGCACTGCCGGCAACACCGGCATCGGCCTGGCGCTGGTCGGCAACGCCAAGGGCTACAAGACGATCATCGTCATGCCCGAGACGCAGAGCCGCGAGAAGATGGACACCTTGCGCGCGCTCGGCGCCCAGCTCGTGCTGGTGCCCGCGGCGCCCTATTCGAACCCCGGCCATTTCGTCCACACCTCGCGCCGCATCGCCGAGGAGACGCCGAACGCGATCTGGGCCAATCAGTTCGACAACATCGCCAACCGCCGCGCCCATATCGTCGGCACCGCCGAGGAGCTGTGGGAGCAGATGGAGGGCCGCATCGACGGCTTCACCTGCGCCGCGGGCACCGGCGGGACCATCGCCGGCGTGGGGCTGGGGCTCAAGGCCAAGGACGCCGACGTCACCATCGCGCTCAGCGACCCGCACGGCGCCGCGCTCTACAGCTATTACGCTTGCGGCGAGCTCCAGTCGGAAGGCTCCTCGGTCGCCGAGGGGATCGGACAGGGCCGGATCACCGCCAATCTCGAAGGCGCGCCGATCGATACGCAGTTCCGCATCGGCGACGAGGAGGGGCTCGAATGGGTCCGCCGGCTGCTGGCGGAGGAGGGGCTGTGCCTCGGCCTGTCTTCCGGCATCAACGTCGCCGGCGCGATTCGGCTCGCGCGCGAGCTGGGACCCGGCAAGCGCATCGCCACGATCCTGTGCGATACCGGTTTCCGTTATCTCTCAACGCTCTACAATCGCGAGTGGCTGCAGAGCAAAGGGCTGAGCGTCCCCGAGTGGCTGGAGGCTCGTTGA
- a CDS encoding type II toxin-antitoxin system VapB family antitoxin — MGVQLNIKSAEARALAEELAEATGESITEAITAALRLRLRQIALEKAKEPNAMREREMAFYRLIRGSRMRWKGAMLSVDHGDLLYDEHGLPR; from the coding sequence ATGGGCGTTCAGCTCAATATCAAGAGCGCGGAAGCAAGGGCACTCGCCGAAGAACTCGCCGAAGCCACGGGGGAAAGCATTACCGAGGCGATCACCGCCGCTCTCCGCCTCAGGCTGCGGCAGATCGCGCTCGAGAAGGCGAAGGAGCCGAATGCCATGCGTGAGCGCGAAATGGCCTTCTATCGCCTTATCCGGGGCAGCCGGATGCGTTGGAAGGGTGCGATGCTTTCCGTCGATCATGGCGATCTGCTTTATGACGAGCACGGATTGCCGAGATGA
- a CDS encoding type II toxin-antitoxin system VapC family toxin: MIVDASVLVALLREEPETAWIEPILNANYGTLKMSVANYLEAAIVIDANDDEVLSERLELVIAHFGIELIPMNAYHARIGREAFNRYGKGRHRARLNYGDCFAYALARGTNEPLLFKGDDFNHTDITLAR, from the coding sequence ATGATCGTCGACGCCTCCGTCCTCGTGGCGCTCCTCCGCGAAGAGCCCGAAACCGCATGGATCGAGCCGATATTGAACGCGAACTATGGAACGCTGAAAATGTCGGTCGCGAACTATCTCGAAGCGGCGATCGTCATCGATGCCAATGACGACGAGGTTCTCAGCGAACGGCTGGAACTGGTCATCGCCCATTTCGGGATCGAGCTGATACCGATGAACGCCTATCATGCGCGCATCGGTCGGGAAGCCTTCAACAGATACGGTAAGGGTCGTCATCGCGCCCGTCTCAATTATGGGGACTGTTTCGCCTACGCTCTGGCCAGAGGCACCAACGAACCCCTTCTTTTCAAGGGCGACGACTTCAACCACACCGACATTACCTTGGCGCGGTGA
- a CDS encoding DNA-deoxyinosine glycosylase, with amino-acid sequence MTLKRSFPPVVDPNTRLLVCGSLPGEASLRAGRYYGHPQNQFWRLMSPVIGRDLAPLDYDARLTALLAAGVGLWDVVASARRQGSSDAAIRDLESNDLAALVRNLPRLRAAAFNGGTAYRHGVELLAGIPVETVALPSSSPLHTIGLAAKQAAWSALRAFL; translated from the coding sequence GTGACGCTCAAACGCAGCTTCCCGCCCGTCGTCGACCCGAACACGCGCCTGCTCGTCTGCGGCAGCCTGCCGGGCGAGGCGTCGCTCAGGGCCGGGCGCTATTACGGGCATCCACAGAACCAGTTCTGGCGATTGATGTCGCCGGTGATCGGGCGTGACCTGGCGCCGCTCGACTATGATGCGCGGCTGACGGCGCTGCTCGCGGCCGGCGTCGGGCTGTGGGATGTCGTCGCCAGCGCGCGGCGCCAGGGCAGCAGCGACGCGGCGATCCGCGATCTCGAGTCCAATGACCTTGCGGCACTCGTGAGAAACCTTCCCCGCCTGCGCGCCGCCGCCTTCAATGGCGGGACGGCTTATCGTCATGGCGTGGAGTTGCTCGCCGGCATTCCGGTCGAGACGGTCGCCCTGCCCTCCTCGAGTCCGCTCCACACCATCGGCCTCGCCGCCAAGCAAGCAGCCTGGTCAGCGCTTCGCGCTTTTCTTTGA
- a CDS encoding class I SAM-dependent methyltransferase: protein MATRHIPGGRDGRPRHHASTPALDAAQAYDCAGGAYCRYADDTERGLFAFGGRYDYADRALWARIEAALVALRTRRRHAIRILDLGCGPGTWLLRTVQRARELGFTAIEARGIDPSPEMIAFAHVAARSLADPAIGVEFAVTDLETALAEEEDASCDLVMCLYGVLNHVPTSAHAAAAAAMARVARDTVIATVRAAGSLPTIYVAGIEAATRFRQDNERDRMEVDLTDGRHIEFGSHLFRAAELRALFAGDCTIGEVTGLDIFHSRFADHPDWNPPGIRNGATDHRLDRLERLCADDEVLIDSAAHILLVAHPRHRSAGD from the coding sequence ATGGCGACTCGCCATATCCCAGGCGGCCGTGACGGCCGTCCCCGACACCACGCCTCGACGCCCGCGCTGGATGCGGCGCAGGCCTATGACTGCGCGGGCGGGGCCTATTGCCGCTACGCCGACGATACCGAGCGCGGGCTGTTCGCGTTCGGCGGACGCTACGACTATGCCGACCGTGCGCTGTGGGCGCGGATCGAGGCCGCGTTGGTGGCGCTCCGCACCCGGCGCCGCCATGCCATCCGCATCCTCGATCTCGGCTGCGGGCCGGGCACCTGGCTGCTGCGCACGGTCCAGCGCGCCCGCGAGCTCGGCTTCACCGCGATCGAGGCGCGCGGCATCGATCCGTCGCCCGAGATGATCGCCTTCGCCCATGTCGCGGCGCGGTCGCTGGCCGATCCGGCGATCGGCGTCGAGTTCGCGGTCACCGACCTAGAAACGGCGCTGGCCGAGGAGGAAGACGCCTCGTGCGACCTGGTGATGTGCCTCTATGGCGTGCTCAATCACGTGCCGACGTCGGCGCATGCCGCCGCGGCGGCGGCGATGGCACGGGTTGCGCGCGATACGGTGATCGCGACGGTGCGCGCCGCCGGCAGCCTGCCGACGATCTACGTCGCCGGGATCGAGGCGGCGACGCGCTTCCGTCAGGACAATGAGCGGGATCGCATGGAGGTCGACTTGACCGACGGGCGCCATATCGAGTTCGGCTCGCACCTGTTCCGCGCGGCCGAACTCCGCGCCTTGTTTGCCGGCGATTGTACGATCGGTGAAGTGACCGGACTCGACATCTTCCACAGCCGCTTCGCCGATCATCCCGATTGGAATCCGCCCGGAATCCGCAATGGCGCGACCGATCACCGGCTCGACCGCCTCGAACGATTGTGCGCCGACGACGAGGTGCTGATCGACAGCGCCGCGCATATCCTGCTGGTGGCGCATCCCCGCCACCGGTCCGCCGGCGACTAG